The following proteins are encoded in a genomic region of Euryarchaeota archaeon:
- a CDS encoding phenylacetate-CoA oxygenase subunit PaaI, with protein sequence MTKRLATFDDWVSYFHDWQADIGFDTALLGDFKLETKFADLESEKIEFGDYKGNAKWTSTLQIPQQQIRDALLNLIVFQADTEFASVEQQRHLLKTAPSDYDLKSAVRIMGEEMRHGWQMCYLLMNHFGETGKIEAAKQLERRAYKNERLLGSFNEPVNHWLDFFVYTQFVDRDGKYQLKMLSRSGFAPLAQSMGPMLKEEAFHLGTGNQGITRVVKAGKIPTPLLQKYLNKWVPTAFDLFGTDNSGSAHWAYVWGIKGRYNETEAAEEAKKDELNDTARRLYRQEIVELMEKINALVKPGERRLSIPDIKFHRKIGRHKTETWSVTGERLSEKEYEQHLMEVLPSDEDERKLAEIFKSDDWIAPKGG encoded by the coding sequence ATGACGAAGCGACTCGCCACGTTCGATGATTGGGTGTCATATTTCCACGATTGGCAGGCCGACATCGGATTCGACACGGCGCTCCTCGGGGATTTCAAACTCGAGACGAAGTTCGCGGACCTCGAATCCGAGAAGATCGAGTTCGGGGACTACAAGGGAAACGCGAAGTGGACGTCGACGCTCCAGATCCCGCAGCAACAGATCCGCGACGCTCTCCTCAACCTCATAGTTTTCCAAGCGGACACGGAATTCGCGTCCGTCGAGCAGCAGCGGCACCTCCTTAAGACGGCACCCTCAGACTACGACCTGAAAAGCGCGGTTCGCATCATGGGCGAGGAGATGCGGCACGGTTGGCAGATGTGCTATCTTCTGATGAACCACTTCGGGGAGACGGGGAAGATCGAGGCCGCAAAACAATTGGAACGCCGGGCTTACAAGAACGAGCGCCTTCTCGGTTCGTTCAACGAGCCCGTGAACCACTGGCTCGACTTCTTCGTCTACACGCAGTTCGTCGACCGCGACGGGAAGTACCAATTGAAGATGCTGTCGCGTAGCGGCTTCGCTCCTCTCGCCCAATCTATGGGACCGATGCTCAAGGAGGAGGCCTTCCACCTCGGCACGGGAAACCAAGGGATAACGCGCGTCGTGAAGGCCGGGAAGATCCCGACGCCGCTCTTGCAGAAGTACCTCAACAAGTGGGTGCCGACGGCATTCGACCTCTTCGGCACCGACAACTCGGGCTCGGCGCATTGGGCGTACGTGTGGGGGATAAAGGGCCGCTACAACGAGACCGAGGCCGCCGAAGAGGCCAAGAAGGACGAGCTCAACGACACGGCGCGCCGACTCTACCGCCAGGAGATCGTGGAATTGATGGAGAAGATCAACGCGCTTGTCAAACCCGGGGAGCGGCGATTGTCCATCCCCGACATCAAGTTCCACCGGAAGATCGGCCGGCACAAGACGGAGACCTGGAGCGTCACCGGCGAGAGGCTCTCGGAGAAGGAGTACGAGCAGCATCTCATGGAAGTGTTGCCAAGCGACGAGGACGAGCGCAAGCTCGCGGAGATCTTCAAGTCCGACGACTGGATCGCCCCGAAGGGCGGTTGA
- a CDS encoding TerB family tellurite resistance protein, translating to MAWPPPLTIEIVLSIVAGGGMVVLALALLYLDFNSLLSRAFGVFLLARAYTNLMPVFLEIGPDLAGRLYPYAAIVVAPAAIYFLLVYRERYSSASPRPRLRLALLVATLALQAAYLLDHSLFGAYTVSSDGSVSDMAGPLRTVDDAAPLAYALVALVLAKDCAGSRTGPRSQALKLASLGFALDATFLIVTQVTGLLSLVAVPLRPGEQVPGVNAGGMWATIGLAMRLAGLLPLALLAIGPLRKAPEGADPRRWWARYSVLVAAAAGSAVLTVVGGVYGWFDAFLGYLIVDRVWTVLFPLFIMYALVRHRLFEVDVKIKWTISRGTMAAAFLAVFFVVAQLAQAYLTSEYGLLLGGVSAGLLLFVLSPLQRLAERVAETAMPGVKPASAMDQSERLRAYLESARVAWADGVLDKSERAMLERLRETLGLSLEDASRLEREAAAA from the coding sequence GTGGCGTGGCCTCCGCCCCTTACCATCGAGATCGTCCTGAGCATCGTAGCCGGCGGAGGGATGGTCGTCCTCGCGCTCGCGCTCCTTTACCTGGATTTCAACAGCCTTCTGAGCCGTGCGTTCGGCGTCTTCCTCCTGGCCCGCGCTTACACGAACCTGATGCCGGTCTTTCTCGAGATCGGGCCCGACCTCGCGGGCCGTCTCTACCCGTACGCGGCGATCGTGGTGGCGCCTGCTGCCATATATTTCCTCCTTGTCTACCGCGAAAGATACTCGAGCGCCTCTCCTAGGCCAAGGCTCCGCCTCGCGCTCCTCGTCGCCACGTTGGCTCTCCAAGCGGCCTACCTCCTCGACCATTCGCTCTTCGGCGCCTACACGGTCTCGTCCGACGGGTCGGTCTCGGACATGGCCGGGCCGCTGCGGACGGTGGACGACGCGGCGCCGCTCGCGTATGCCCTCGTCGCGCTGGTATTGGCGAAGGATTGCGCTGGCAGCCGCACGGGTCCGCGCTCGCAGGCCCTCAAACTCGCTTCCCTGGGTTTCGCCCTCGATGCGACGTTTCTCATCGTGACCCAGGTCACTGGCCTTCTCTCCCTCGTCGCTGTGCCGCTGCGGCCCGGCGAACAGGTGCCGGGCGTGAACGCGGGCGGGATGTGGGCTACCATCGGTCTAGCGATGCGCCTCGCGGGTCTCCTTCCATTGGCGCTTCTTGCCATAGGCCCGCTACGAAAGGCACCCGAGGGCGCCGACCCGCGGCGATGGTGGGCCCGTTACTCGGTGCTCGTCGCGGCCGCCGCCGGGTCGGCGGTGCTCACGGTCGTAGGTGGCGTCTACGGGTGGTTCGACGCGTTCTTGGGCTACCTCATCGTGGACCGCGTCTGGACGGTTCTGTTCCCGCTCTTCATCATGTACGCGCTCGTACGGCACCGTCTATTCGAGGTGGACGTCAAGATAAAGTGGACGATCAGCCGCGGCACGATGGCCGCCGCGTTCCTCGCCGTGTTCTTCGTCGTTGCCCAACTCGCCCAGGCGTACTTGACGAGCGAGTATGGGCTGCTCCTTGGCGGAGTGTCGGCGGGCCTGCTCCTTTTCGTGCTCTCGCCGTTGCAACGGCTTGCCGAGCGCGTCGCGGAGACCGCGATGCCCGGCGTGAAGCCCGCCTCCGCCATGGACCAGTCGGAGCGGCTCCGGGCCTACCTCGAAAGCGCCCGCGTCGCCTGGGCGGACGGGGTCCTCGACAAAAGTGAGCGCGCGATGCTCGAACGGTTGAGGGAGACCCTAGGCCTCTCGCTCGAGGACGCGAGCCGCCTCGAACGCGAAGCGGCGGCGGCCTAG
- a CDS encoding Fic family protein yields MATSEFAPYRITKETVRRPRRDRFAPHYEVDQEIHDALRNIERNDQELRRFGLDDVESRRLWRQAIVRNAFGTASIEGNPLTLEDVESLLVASPRPAEITEPDEREILNNAAMMQRLPTLKVPRSLHEVSALHAELCKGVMADAGEFKNQRNFIGRRQDRSVIYVPSEPARVGPELQNALDWLHDASEHPLVRVIIFFHEYQAIHPFRDGNGRSGRLLSTIATYHFGYPGIRYALVDYSFNADRDGYYGALAATQKSAWDYTPWLRYMTRVLDTTFREALDRFLFSGDLPKGLNNRQIRVAEWFAGASKGHEDRLVKFNDVHQAFPDTPRRTLQLDLATLAEAGVIEKRGERKGTTYRFEKRPRGAKKEGSA; encoded by the coding sequence ATGGCGACTTCTGAATTCGCCCCTTACAGGATCACCAAGGAGACGGTCCGCCGTCCCCGCCGCGACAGGTTCGCCCCACACTACGAAGTGGACCAGGAAATCCACGACGCGCTCAGGAACATCGAGCGCAACGACCAGGAACTCCGACGCTTCGGGCTCGACGACGTCGAATCGCGAAGGCTTTGGCGCCAAGCCATAGTGCGAAACGCGTTCGGGACCGCTAGCATCGAGGGAAACCCGCTCACCCTCGAGGACGTCGAGAGCCTGCTCGTCGCCTCGCCACGCCCCGCGGAGATCACGGAGCCCGACGAGCGGGAGATCTTGAACAACGCGGCGATGATGCAACGCCTACCCACTCTCAAGGTCCCGCGTTCCTTGCATGAAGTCTCCGCGCTACACGCGGAGCTCTGCAAAGGTGTCATGGCGGACGCCGGGGAATTCAAGAACCAGCGTAATTTCATCGGCCGCCGCCAGGACCGTAGCGTGATCTACGTCCCGAGCGAGCCCGCGCGCGTCGGACCCGAACTCCAAAACGCCCTCGATTGGCTCCACGACGCATCGGAGCACCCGCTGGTCCGCGTGATCATCTTCTTCCACGAGTACCAGGCGATCCACCCCTTCAGGGACGGCAACGGAAGGAGCGGGCGGCTTCTTTCGACGATCGCCACGTACCACTTCGGGTATCCCGGTATCCGTTACGCCCTTGTCGACTACTCGTTCAACGCCGATCGCGACGGTTATTACGGGGCGCTCGCAGCGACTCAAAAGAGCGCCTGGGACTACACACCGTGGCTACGCTACATGACCCGTGTCCTCGACACGACGTTTCGCGAAGCCCTCGACCGGTTCCTGTTCAGCGGCGACCTTCCAAAGGGCCTCAACAATCGCCAGATCCGCGTCGCAGAGTGGTTTGCGGGCGCGTCGAAGGGCCACGAAGACCGCCTCGTGAAATTCAATGACGTCCATCAAGCGTTTCCCGACACGCCTCGGCGCACGCTGCAGCTCGACCTCGCCACCCTCGCGGAAGCCGGCGTGATAGAAAAGAGGGGCGAACGGAAGGGCACGACCTACCGCTTTGAAAAGCGGCCGCGTGGAGCGAAGAAGGAGGGGTCTGCCTAG
- a CDS encoding DUF86 domain-containing protein — MERRERDRLLDVLDAAREAVALSSGRSRGDLDEDRTLALSLTRLLEVVGEAAKHVGEPTRNTLPGVPWRKIAGMRDKLIHAYFEVDLDVVWRTVAEELPTLVRELEGILEKKGP, encoded by the coding sequence ATGGAGAGGCGTGAGCGCGACCGTCTTCTTGACGTCCTTGATGCGGCCCGTGAGGCGGTGGCCCTGTCCAGTGGGCGAAGCCGCGGGGACCTGGACGAGGATCGCACCCTTGCGTTGTCCCTTACGCGTCTCCTTGAGGTCGTGGGTGAAGCCGCCAAGCATGTGGGCGAACCGACGCGCAATACCCTGCCGGGCGTACCGTGGCGGAAGATCGCCGGAATGCGAGACAAGCTCATCCACGCGTACTTCGAGGTGGATCTCGACGTCGTGTGGCGTACCGTAGCGGAAGAGTTGCCGACCCTCGTGCGCGAGTTGGAAGGGATCTTGGAGAAAAAGGGTCCCTGA
- a CDS encoding toll/interleukin-1 receptor domain-containing protein: MQRGARCRARGIGFIRLGLRGITDNMVNVFLSHKQDESNADLVHALYASLEGLGLRVFVAEYFRQPGTPVTVKVQEELDRSDVFIALLTKEGTDSAAVNQEVGYAVKAGKLVVPLIENGTKPTMFLYGLEGIHFDRFNPQPMINDAANFVKRIADDRKRLAIVALLIGVVLVALFALAMGASRKGKVTK; encoded by the coding sequence GTGCAGAGAGGGGCGCGTTGCCGCGCGAGGGGCATCGGCTTTATTAGGTTAGGCCTCCGAGGAATAACCGATAACATGGTGAACGTGTTTCTCTCGCATAAGCAGGACGAATCGAATGCCGACCTCGTACACGCGCTGTATGCTTCGCTCGAAGGCCTCGGGCTTCGCGTGTTCGTGGCCGAATACTTCCGTCAACCCGGAACGCCGGTTACGGTAAAGGTCCAGGAGGAATTGGACCGGAGCGACGTTTTCATCGCGCTCTTGACAAAGGAAGGAACGGATTCCGCGGCCGTTAATCAGGAGGTTGGGTATGCCGTCAAGGCAGGGAAGCTCGTTGTCCCCTTGATCGAGAACGGCACGAAACCTACGATGTTCCTATACGGATTGGAGGGTATTCACTTTGACCGCTTCAATCCCCAGCCCATGATTAACGACGCGGCGAATTTCGTCAAGCGAATCGCGGACGACCGTAAGAGGCTGGCTATCGTGGCGCTGTTGATCGGCGTGGTTTTGGTCGCCCTGTTCGCCCTCGCAATGGGCGCGTCCAGGAAGGGGAAGGTAACGAAATAG
- a CDS encoding enoyl-CoA hydratase/isomerase family protein has translation MATSPRPKSDKELITTYNKGGITVVEMNDPPANTYTHEMMRQLDEAILDFRFNTEQHVMVLTGHGEKFFSAGANINMLNSVTPAFKYQFCLHANETLNRFEHTPKLIIAAINGHCVGGGLEIAMAADIRIARKDSGKIGLPEINLGVLPGTGGTQRLVRIVGKSKAIELMTTGNLMTFEEAHDLGIVNTIYESKNFMEQVITFAEQYCPPNKASKAVGNIKRAVQSGAEVPFESALSIERELQQLLFQSEDAKEGISAHVEKRTPKFEGR, from the coding sequence ATGGCGACATCGCCCCGACCGAAAAGCGACAAGGAACTCATCACCACGTACAACAAGGGCGGCATCACCGTCGTCGAGATGAACGACCCGCCGGCGAACACGTACACGCACGAGATGATGCGCCAACTCGACGAGGCGATCCTCGACTTCCGATTCAACACCGAACAGCACGTGATGGTCCTCACCGGCCACGGGGAGAAGTTCTTCAGCGCCGGGGCCAACATCAACATGCTGAACTCGGTGACACCCGCGTTCAAGTACCAATTCTGCCTCCACGCGAACGAGACGTTGAACCGCTTCGAGCACACGCCGAAGCTCATCATCGCCGCGATAAACGGCCACTGCGTCGGTGGCGGGCTCGAGATCGCGATGGCGGCGGACATCCGAATCGCGAGGAAGGATTCGGGCAAGATCGGCCTGCCGGAGATCAACCTCGGCGTCCTACCGGGCACCGGCGGCACGCAGCGCCTTGTACGCATCGTGGGCAAGTCGAAGGCCATCGAGCTCATGACGACCGGGAACCTCATGACGTTCGAGGAAGCCCACGACCTCGGCATCGTGAACACGATCTACGAGTCGAAAAACTTCATGGAACAGGTCATCACGTTCGCCGAGCAGTATTGCCCGCCGAACAAAGCCTCGAAGGCGGTCGGCAACATCAAGCGCGCAGTGCAAAGCGGCGCAGAAGTGCCGTTCGAGAGCGCCTTGTCGATCGAGCGCGAACTGCAGCAACTACTCTTCCAAAGCGAGGATGCTAAGGAAGGCATCTCGGCGCATGTCGAGAAGAGGACGCCCAAATTCGAGGGCCGGTAG
- a CDS encoding type II toxin-antitoxin system VapC family toxin: protein MPGDPASVVVDSSALIDSVDSEKPGLDEAFALIAAEHELLAPVLLASECGNVVHRKRAARFGRDAMERAGALELLLGQVTLVLLDAEDRRRAGSLVEEAGVTYYDAEFLALADARGAALLSQDSRLRDAARKILGPERVLDVRGRV, encoded by the coding sequence ATGCCCGGTGACCCGGCGTCTGTCGTCGTGGATTCGAGCGCGCTCATCGATTCCGTCGATTCGGAGAAACCGGGCCTCGACGAGGCGTTCGCGTTGATCGCCGCGGAGCACGAGCTCTTGGCCCCGGTGCTCTTGGCGTCCGAGTGCGGGAATGTGGTGCATCGGAAGCGCGCGGCCAGGTTCGGCCGGGACGCGATGGAACGAGCGGGGGCGCTGGAACTGCTGCTTGGCCAAGTGACGCTTGTCCTTCTCGACGCCGAAGACCGACGGCGCGCGGGATCGCTCGTCGAAGAAGCCGGCGTCACATACTACGACGCCGAGTTCTTGGCCCTCGCCGACGCCCGCGGCGCAGCACTCCTGTCGCAGGATTCGCGGCTCCGCGACGCGGCGCGAAAGATCCTGGGACCAGAGCGCGTTTTGGATGTCCGTGGACGAGTGTAG
- a CDS encoding SET domain-containing protein-lysine N-methyltransferase, with amino-acid sequence MPAKTKNRASASVRLVRSGIHGRGLVAGRPIGKGERVIEYVGERVTKAEGARRQEEQAKRRRHYIFELNARHDIDGSVRRNIARFANHSCDPNCESDVIRGHIWIIALQDIARGEEITYDYNFDFDDEPVRCRCGAKKCRGFIVGEDDQGLLRRWMARRQRPPTR; translated from the coding sequence ATGCCGGCGAAGACGAAGAACCGCGCTAGTGCGAGTGTCCGCCTCGTGAGATCCGGCATCCACGGGCGAGGCCTCGTGGCCGGGAGGCCGATCGGCAAAGGGGAACGAGTGATCGAGTACGTGGGCGAGAGGGTCACGAAGGCTGAGGGCGCTCGCCGGCAGGAAGAACAGGCCAAAAGGCGCCGGCACTACATTTTCGAACTCAACGCCCGGCATGACATCGACGGGTCGGTGCGCCGGAACATCGCCCGCTTCGCCAACCACAGCTGCGACCCGAACTGCGAAAGCGACGTGATCCGCGGCCACATCTGGATAATCGCGCTGCAAGACATTGCGCGCGGTGAAGAGATCACGTACGACTACAACTTCGACTTCGACGACGAACCCGTGCGCTGCCGCTGCGGCGCGAAGAAGTGTCGAGGGTTCATCGTCGGCGAAGACGACCAGGGCCTGCTTCGACGATGGATGGCACGACGCCAGAGGCCACCGACGCGATAA
- a CDS encoding S8 family serine peptidase, with product MCEPRRANPTALVVATLLILPALAVTPAAADYPVVCDLLLTHAGTLATGGEVQLAGENFFVDAIPASCGGAPFTARGEHPGDDIDVTYKDGSATLRSYASLAGEAGVIPVGTTTAEITFYSGAPGTISLRARMVDAPVRTGDVTLYLRSGPTGLGPVDMDLDGDVLSEAAPTKPTPSVAHDSFAADGTPPSSEYDADWRWTPDGGFDLSTAPVSLTFWFTAAGSSAASGATMQFYLYVDGVEARALTARGPAITPSGIVLQTVDLGDLTAEGNELVIRIDAGFADSAGVHGILYDSTGFPSALTIGPSVIDTTPPGQVTGLLATARDDHSIGLVWTAASDDLGVAGYNVYRGTAPEALSQIGIATPTAFIDTGLDALTTYYYAVSAFDAGGNEGVLSAQASNTTLSGPTPVEPRPVTVVAVVDDGFSPYHYDFVGHQHPWNLDSDATNDFDFTTDPSTYIAGYPGAKAIDISIPQTADTNVASLLAADAAAWAEFEVSTGSGTGVKLHWLPGTKIIGAVRYGASFAGTNSNHGTRSAASAVGNIHGTCPECLVVLVQGLGNNGVTWAASQPWIDVISNSWESCAVSCTVRNGLATGPAPATWRTASEAGKFVVFAAGNGLENAFITPQFGYLNSQKGTDWIVKVGAVDPGAKQSYSGSTKPVDVSSIGSSYPSTGGTTATGMGTHSGTSNAAPVTAGMIAQVLQEARELLEDTTPGPEGAGVIASGAPVACGSAATACALGDGVLTRSELRDLVYHNVVPDTGLTVGSTTWPNSPYNHMYQGHGVVFGLIDGVGPYRAQLEQMVNAATGTNATLPRPAGEAKWFVIDSKCRQHLTGSWNGGYWQGSDPAFNPTVDHLTMAWNAWCSNLPVGWI from the coding sequence ATGTGTGAACCAAGACGTGCGAACCCGACAGCTCTCGTTGTGGCGACTCTCCTGATCCTTCCGGCGCTCGCGGTTACCCCCGCCGCGGCCGACTACCCGGTCGTTTGCGACCTCCTGCTAACGCACGCCGGAACTCTTGCGACTGGCGGCGAAGTGCAACTCGCGGGCGAGAACTTTTTCGTCGACGCGATCCCCGCCTCGTGCGGCGGGGCTCCTTTCACGGCGCGTGGGGAGCACCCGGGCGACGACATCGACGTGACTTACAAGGATGGATCGGCCACGCTGCGCTCCTATGCAAGCCTCGCGGGGGAGGCCGGCGTGATTCCGGTTGGGACGACGACCGCGGAGATAACTTTCTACTCGGGGGCCCCCGGCACCATCTCGCTTCGGGCCCGGATGGTCGACGCCCCGGTGCGCACGGGAGACGTAACGCTCTACCTTCGAAGCGGGCCCACAGGCCTTGGTCCCGTGGACATGGACCTCGACGGCGACGTCTTGAGCGAGGCGGCTCCCACGAAGCCGACGCCAAGTGTTGCGCACGACTCTTTCGCCGCCGACGGGACACCCCCTTCGAGCGAATACGACGCTGATTGGCGTTGGACGCCCGACGGCGGGTTCGACCTCTCGACCGCGCCGGTGTCCTTGACGTTCTGGTTCACCGCGGCGGGAAGTAGTGCCGCGAGCGGGGCGACGATGCAATTCTATCTCTACGTTGACGGCGTCGAGGCCCGAGCGTTAACGGCGCGTGGGCCCGCCATCACTCCTAGCGGGATCGTCCTCCAGACGGTGGATCTCGGCGACCTCACCGCCGAGGGAAACGAACTCGTGATCCGCATCGACGCGGGGTTCGCGGATTCGGCTGGAGTGCATGGGATACTGTACGACTCGACGGGATTCCCCTCCGCCCTGACGATCGGCCCGAGCGTCATCGACACGACGCCGCCCGGGCAAGTGACCGGCCTTCTCGCCACCGCCCGTGACGATCACAGCATCGGCCTCGTGTGGACCGCGGCGTCCGACGACTTGGGTGTCGCCGGGTACAACGTCTACCGGGGAACCGCGCCCGAGGCGCTGTCGCAAATCGGCATCGCAACACCGACCGCGTTCATCGACACGGGACTCGATGCCTTGACCACCTACTATTACGCCGTGTCCGCGTTCGACGCCGGCGGCAACGAGGGCGTCCTATCGGCACAAGCGTCCAACACGACCCTCTCCGGCCCCACCCCGGTGGAACCGCGGCCCGTGACCGTCGTCGCCGTGGTGGATGATGGTTTCTCGCCCTACCACTACGATTTCGTGGGGCACCAGCACCCTTGGAACCTCGACTCGGATGCGACGAACGATTTTGATTTCACGACCGACCCTTCGACGTACATCGCAGGCTACCCGGGCGCGAAGGCGATCGACATATCGATCCCGCAGACGGCTGACACCAATGTTGCGTCGCTTCTCGCGGCCGATGCGGCGGCGTGGGCGGAGTTCGAGGTGTCGACGGGGTCGGGAACGGGCGTCAAACTCCATTGGCTCCCCGGAACCAAGATCATCGGCGCCGTGCGCTACGGCGCGAGTTTTGCGGGGACGAACAGCAACCACGGGACACGTAGCGCGGCGAGCGCCGTCGGCAACATCCACGGGACCTGCCCCGAATGCCTCGTCGTCCTCGTACAGGGCCTTGGCAACAACGGTGTCACGTGGGCCGCGAGCCAACCATGGATCGACGTGATCTCCAACAGTTGGGAATCGTGCGCGGTGTCTTGCACCGTCCGAAACGGTCTTGCAACGGGCCCGGCGCCCGCAACGTGGCGGACTGCGAGCGAAGCAGGCAAGTTCGTGGTGTTCGCGGCCGGCAATGGATTGGAGAACGCTTTCATCACTCCGCAATTCGGTTACCTCAACAGCCAGAAGGGGACGGATTGGATCGTGAAAGTGGGCGCGGTCGACCCGGGCGCAAAGCAGTCGTACAGCGGCTCGACCAAACCGGTCGACGTGAGTAGCATCGGCAGTTCTTATCCGAGTACCGGCGGCACCACGGCGACGGGCATGGGCACGCACAGCGGGACGAGCAATGCCGCCCCGGTGACGGCAGGCATGATAGCCCAGGTGCTCCAGGAAGCCCGGGAACTCCTGGAGGACACTACACCGGGCCCCGAGGGGGCTGGAGTGATCGCATCCGGAGCACCGGTCGCGTGCGGAAGCGCGGCCACAGCGTGCGCACTCGGGGACGGCGTCCTCACACGCTCGGAGCTACGAGACCTGGTCTATCACAACGTCGTCCCGGACACCGGCCTTACCGTGGGAAGCACCACTTGGCCCAACTCCCCGTACAACCACATGTACCAGGGGCACGGCGTGGTCTTCGGCCTCATCGATGGTGTAGGCCCCTACCGGGCTCAACTAGAACAGATGGTGAACGCGGCCACGGGCACGAATGCGACCCTTCCGCGTCCCGCAGGCGAGGCCAAGTGGTTCGTGATCGATTCGAAGTGCAGGCAGCACCTGACGGGAAGCTGGAACGGCGGCTATTGGCAAGGCAGCGACCCGGCGTTCAATCCGACCGTCGACCATCTCACGATGGCGTGGAACGCGTGGTGCTCGAACCTGCCGGTGGGCTGGATCTAG
- a CDS encoding nucleotidyltransferase family protein, with product MAARIRVDRQAVSHFCRRHHVRRLSLFGSVLTEQFGPASDVDVLVEFEDGHVPGYFALIGLQDELAQILGVREVDLHTPNDLSRHFRDEVLASAEVQYGEA from the coding sequence ATGGCCGCAAGGATTCGCGTTGACAGGCAAGCAGTCAGCCATTTCTGCCGCCGGCACCACGTCCGACGGCTTTCCCTCTTCGGGTCCGTGCTCACGGAACAATTCGGACCGGCGAGCGACGTCGACGTACTTGTCGAGTTCGAGGACGGCCACGTGCCCGGGTATTTCGCGCTCATCGGCCTCCAGGACGAACTCGCCCAGATCTTGGGGGTCCGGGAAGTCGATCTCCACACGCCCAATGATCTCAGTAGGCATTTCCGCGACGAGGTGCTGGCGTCGGCCGAGGTCCAGTATGGAGAGGCGTGA
- a CDS encoding winged helix-turn-helix transcriptional regulator produces MIALVRFDSLSPHDFLPRQGGFSKPQTAEKTPGFQEDSSERIQLILNLVKGHPDGVSASDIADALGIASNTVLKVLRELEREREVYSRTHSRGRSQVWYPNGRLIHPYLELFKEIRGKPYRISVQESRTGPLVQVQERSFSLLHGERVEGAIFVEYEALDQLIDGLNEMKTRYESHERLKVKQ; encoded by the coding sequence GTGATTGCGTTGGTTCGATTTGATTCATTATCTCCACACGACTTCTTGCCGCGCCAAGGTGGATTTTCGAAGCCTCAAACAGCCGAGAAAACACCCGGTTTTCAGGAGGACTCCAGTGAAAGGATTCAGTTGATTCTTAATCTCGTCAAAGGGCACCCTGACGGTGTCTCGGCATCCGACATTGCCGACGCGCTCGGCATTGCTTCCAATACTGTGCTGAAAGTACTGCGCGAACTTGAACGAGAGCGTGAAGTGTACTCACGCACTCACAGCCGCGGACGCTCACAGGTGTGGTACCCGAATGGTCGTCTCATTCACCCGTACCTTGAACTTTTCAAGGAAATCCGCGGCAAGCCCTATCGAATATCGGTGCAAGAATCTCGGACAGGACCACTTGTCCAAGTCCAAGAGCGGTCGTTCTCGCTCCTGCATGGGGAGCGTGTGGAGGGCGCGATCTTCGTCGAATACGAAGCACTCGACCAACTCATTGACGGTCTCAACGAGATGAAAACACGATACGAGTCCCATGAGCGCTTGAAGGTGAAACAATGA